Within Paenibacillus sp. RUD330, the genomic segment ATAACCCTGCCTGACTTTTTTCCGAGCTTCATTTCGATTAGTTAACCGAGATGATCGTCGTAGCTACGAGGCCGTTGGAAGTGATGTAAGTCAGCGTTGCTTGACCTACAGCTACTTTCGTGATAGCGCCAGCCGTCGTTACTTTGAAGATTTTGTCGTTGCTGGAGTAGAATTTGCCGTTGCCGTTGATTACAACTCCGTATTGGTCTTTAACAACCGGTTGTGGAGCTGTAGCCGCTGCATCGTACTCAGCATCGTCGAAGGCAACCGTAGCTGCGATCGGAGCGTCTTCGGATACTGTTACTTCTTGTTTGGCGACTTCAGTGCCGTTCAGGAAGGCAGTGATCGTGGACTTGCCGGCTTTAACGCCTTGGAATTTGTTCGAAGCAACACGTGCCAGGATGGATGGCGTGGAGCTCGTGATTTCAAGGGCGTCGCCTTTGTCTTTCAGGACAACTTGTGCGCCGCTAGCCGTTTTACCGATCAGCGTAGCCGATTTTTGGTAGCTTGCAGCCGATGCGCCGGAAGCGTATGCCGTTCCGCCGTATACCGTGCCTACAGCGTCGATTTCATACGTTTTGATCGCGTCGGATTCAACCACGGATACGGAGAAGACGTAAGGAGCTGCGTCTTTAACCGGGGAAGTGATGCGAACTTGAGCGGATCCGGCTTTGACAGCCGTCAGAACGCCAGTGTCGCTCAGAGTTACGACGCCGTTGCTAGCGTTAACCAGCTCAAGGCCGTAAGTGCCTTCCGTTGCCGTGAACGTACGTCCGTATTGGTCAACCAGGACGATGTTCTCAGCTTTGACGCCTTTGGATGCGCCGAGTTCAAGCGTCGTAGGCAGCTTTTGGATGCCGTTGACAGCAACCGTCGTTTTTGCTTTGTTGACGGTGATGCTCAGCGTGTTAGGCAGTCCGCCTGGAGTCGTAGGACGCGTGATGATGTAGCCAGCGCCTTCGGTGTTGGATTTAAATTTGAAGACCAGTTCGCCTTTAGCGTTGACGCGCGGATATCCCGTTTCCAGGCCCGGAGTAACGCTGAAGTCCAGTTGGCTAACTTTCAGAGCCGTTCCTTTGATTTCGTTGCCGTACGTATCGGCAGCAACGAACGGGAAGGCAACTTCTTCGCCAGCGACGATCAGCTTGTTAGGCTGGCCGAGCTCGATGGATTTAACGACTGCAGCGCCGTTAACCGTCAGGCTGAGGGAAGCGCTAGCGCCAGCTTTGGTCATGTTCGTAACCGTGATGAATACTGTGCCTTCTTTTTTAGCCGTGAACGTGATCACGCCGTCCGTATCAACGTTGAATGCGTCGATGATGGACAGATCGCTAACGAAGAAGAGCAGGCCGTTGATGTCGATGCTTTTGTTTCCAGTCGTAGCGCCGAAGCTGTAGTTGCCAGCTTTGAGCTTAACCGTTTTGCCTTCAGCGTCTTTCAGCGTCAGAGGCAGAACGAGACCTTCGTCGCCAGCGGATACGCGGGCTTGGTCTTTCAGTGGAGCTACTTGGCCGAGAACTACGGAAGTAGCCGTGCTGCCCGTCGTTACTTTCAGGACTTTGTTGACTGTCAGTCCTGCAGCCGGGTAAACAGCGGATACGGATACGGAATCACCCTCGAGGGAGATAGGACCGTTCGTCAGCGTGTCGCCGTTTTTGATTTCGTTCTTAACGTTGATGGCGCCGCCGTTCACTTTCAGGCTCGTTCCGCGGGTCGTGTTGACAGCGGTAACGATGTACGTGCTGGAAGCAACCGTGATTTCCTCTTTGAACTGGTTGTAGACTTTAACGCCTGCGTCTACGTTATCGCCCAGTTGAAGAGCCGTGTTCGTGATGTCGATCGAGGACGCTACTGCTGCTACGATCTTGACAGGGAACGAAGCATCCGTGCCTTTAACCGTCAGCGTGTAGTCGCCTGCTGGCAGGTAAGCCGCGGACAGAACAGCGGATTTGCTGTCGTCTGCGTATTTAGCCGTTACAGGGAACGTCGACAGGTTGGATTTCAGCGTGTAGCCGCCTTCCATGTACGTTTGCTCCGTAGCGGACAGAGCGCGGCTGAATTTAACCGTGATCGATTTAGCGCCCGTTTGAGCTGCTTCAGTAGCTTTAACAGCTTGAAGCGTTACTTCTACGGAGTAAGTTTTGCCGTTGTACGTAACGTCTACTTTCGTTGCTTGACCAGCTACGAGCGCAGTCGTCAGAGCTTGTTTTACCACTTGGCCGTCGGAGAAAGTAACCTCGATGTTCTTCTCGTCGACAGCAACAGCGGATTTAACGGAAACAGCGGATGCGTTGGAAAGATCATAAGCTGCTTCGAATACTTGGCCGCGGGTAGCTGCTACTTTGTAAGAAGCTTGTTGGTCGATCAGACCAGCTTCGATAGCTGCTGCCACGTAGCCTTTTGCCCATGCGCTAACGGCGCCGGATACGGCAGCGTCGGCTTTAGGAGTCAGGCCAGCGGATTCAACGATGATTTTAGCAACTTGCTCAACCGTTACGTTTTGCGTAG encodes:
- a CDS encoding S-layer homology domain-containing protein — encoded protein: MKKSLSLVVTGALVTSVFASSAFAAELTTQQKFDALKAAGIVEGYPGGSAGLDKNITRAEISKVVALLQGLGEDAASSKYKDVAANYWAKGYIGAVTKAGIVNGLGNNLFGPTQNVTVEQVAKIIVESAGLTPKADAAVSGAVSAWAKGYVAAAIEAGLIDQQASYKVAATRGQVFEAAYDLSNASAVSVKSAVAVDEKNIEVTFSDGQVVKQALTTALVAGQATKVDVTYNGKTYSVEVTLQAVKATEAAQTGAKSITVKFSRALSATEQTYMEGGYTLKSNLSTFPVTAKYADDSKSAVLSAAYLPAGDYTLTVKGTDASFPVKIVAAVASSIDITNTALQLGDNVDAGVKVYNQFKEEITVASSTYIVTAVNTTRGTSLKVNGGAINVKNEIKNGDTLTNGPISLEGDSVSVSAVYPAAGLTVNKVLKVTTGSTATSVVLGQVAPLKDQARVSAGDEGLVLPLTLKDAEGKTVKLKAGNYSFGATTGNKSIDINGLLFFVSDLSIIDAFNVDTDGVITFTAKKEGTVFITVTNMTKAGASASLSLTVNGAAVVKSIELGQPNKLIVAGEEVAFPFVAADTYGNEIKGTALKVSQLDFSVTPGLETGYPRVNAKGELVFKFKSNTEGAGYIITRPTTPGGLPNTLSITVNKAKTTVAVNGIQKLPTTLELGASKGVKAENIVLVDQYGRTFTATEGTYGLELVNASNGVVTLSDTGVLTAVKAGSAQVRITSPVKDAAPYVFSVSVVESDAIKTYEIDAVGTVYGGTAYASGASAASYQKSATLIGKTASGAQVVLKDKGDALEITSSTPSILARVASNKFQGVKAGKSTITAFLNGTEVAKQEVTVSEDAPIAATVAFDDAEYDAAATAPQPVVKDQYGVVINGNGKFYSSNDKIFKVTTAGAITKVAVGQATLTYITSNGLVATTIISVN